The genomic DNA TGATGTGTTGTGTTAGGAAACAGAATTAAAACCTTCCccttatgttgcaggtcaaattgaaccatttcaaagtttaaatatctaaaaaataaaatagtaaaagtatttttttaatgaaaacttcttctgcttggctaaataagtgtaatcaacatatatgCCATGTAAAACTATTACTacttttatatgtaggtctttccaataacgtgcatttttattaaaaaacagtgaattgttttcaataaaccatgatctgtgagaagtaaagaacaccattgcactaaatattgattgaaatggttagtaatcaagttaaacatgaaatataaacaatgtttattcggattttttggtttgtgacacttttggataatggTCAAATTGAACCACCAACAtttttgctgttcctgagaaatgaacataacaaGAGGGTTAAAAGGAGTGACCTAACTTTCAAATTTCACCCGTATCATGTGCTCATCTTTATGTAATGGTCTCAGTCTCTCCTAGGGCTGGGAGATCAAAAGTTATATCCCAATATAATtagactgaatatcgatatacaatatatatcccgatatagtCAGTCAGATAagtcaatccaatccactttatttatatagcacacttttagcaaacacaaggttttcaaagtgctgcacaacaataaatagataacaataATACAGAGATGAAGTAAACAATTGAACAAAATACTATAAGataaaattaattcaaataaaaaagataaataaaatgtactgcccgcacaaaataaaatatgcatgtatacaaataacaacaaatcatagaaaaaagtcaaagccaaatctgacatgtcacaagtagttttattgaaaccatttatttaagtgaacataaatactgtataacaggagtcccatttttttttttaaatcaaagctccataaagtgtacatttaaataaaaatatcttaaataaaagcctatgaaataaaataggccaatgtttttcttaaataaatatatttatatgagaaaagaataactaacattacaaaataactaaatatgatatACCCtcgtaagggcagcatttatatatataaagcagcttgcctggatcAAGGATCACAgctcaaatttgaactatatcgatttatgcaatatggtctaattccatatcacatttaaaaatatatcgatatatctttaatatcgatatattgcccagccctattttgTAGTCTGAGTTGTATTGTCCAATCACGTTTGAGCAGGTTTGGGTTGGATGCAGATAAACAGTTCAtgtggagaggaagaagaaatgCAATCTCAAATCTCACTAACTATCATCTGCACACTGTTTAGCCTTTTATAAGCGAGCACAGGCTGGTTTTGTTCGTAGATTAAATGAAATCCATCCAGACATGTTTTAAGACCTCTACTAATACTCAGTTTAGAACAATGATTTGTGTCTAATTTGATTTTTCCATTTCAAAGTTCAATCATGCCTAATAGtattagtaatagtaatagttacTAATTATCCTTATACATGCACTGGAGGGCTTCAAGTTTATGTTGAAGTTTcatgccagtggtggaaagtaactaagtacatttattcaagtactgtacttaagtacagctttgatgtacttgtacttcatttctatttttatgtaactttctgCTTTCTACTttctactacactacattttgaggcaaatattgtaatttttactccactacatttagctgacaagtttagttactagttactttttgggccaagatttaacatgaaaatcataatacatttaaagtgattagacatttattttaaaatgataactcataacagtatattaggtagttaaaatgagtcatatctttaaaaaattgaaacactgcttacataaatgcatcaataataaaaatgtaataacatatttaaaacatatcCATCCAGACAAGTGATTtgaattattgtttttcaaattaaaactcaaaacattatatttagtatttaaaattagccctatcttgataaaattaaatgctgcttacataaattcatcaataataataatccaataatatatttggaatatataaaacaacctgagtgaggtcattctgcataatgagtacttttacttttgatactttaagtacattttgatgcggatatttttgtactttttacttcagtaagttttgaatgcagttcttttacttgtagtgaagtcatatcacagtgtggtattagtacttttacttaattaagagatctgaatacttcttccaccactgtttcaTGCTCAGACTGGACACAACACAAATTTACCCTTGTGCACCAGTTCAATTCCCAGTGGTGAGACACTATTAAAACACTCTTGTTTACAGAggtaaaagtacatttttgataGTTAAATACATGTAGATGTGTTATTTGCCGTCAATGGATTGAAACGTCACAATGATGCAGCGTTTACCATACATTGTATATCAAGTGAAGATATTTTAAACAATAGTTTTggaaaatattgtttaatataGCAACTAAAGTGCCATTTTAAGTTAGTACCACTGATAATGGGTACCATACGTGTGTTTAAAGAATAGGTAATTACAGAATGACATCTGTCAGTCTGTTGCAGTAGTATTACTACTATTTGTCGACTTGTTAAGCAACCTGTGTAAACATGCCTCTCAACCACAGCCAAGCTACTATTCACTTGTGTGCTATTAGTTTGGCAGCGTTGGACGTTTctctattttcattatttactaAACTGAAAGGCAGATAATTAAGGCGATGGAATACAAATGTTgataaaaagggaaacaaaaacaattctGCTGTGGTAAATCCGTCTCTGCGCAGATGCTCTGGTGTGTAAACATGATTGTTTATAGGTTCGTCTCCACTCCAAAAATCCACTTGGCAGATAAAATACTGGATGGAGCGGAGTTTTATAATCCACTAGGCACAGTGGCAGACAGGATAAGTTGCTTTCCTGCTGTCATTTATAGATATGATTAACCGCTTTTAAATAGCAGGGTAGTGAGCAGGGAGCCGTAGAAGATGGCACTCATTCTATCTGTCTGCTGCATCACACAGCAACACTGAAACATCAACAACTGCATGCGACATATTCTTAAGAATCTTTGCAATTTCTCAGAAGTTAGAAGTTTAGCTCTTAGGGCAGTGTTGTAGCAGATATAGATGCAAAAGTCAGTAAATTAACTCTATATGGACAGAGGCAAAAGGTACATTTGAGGAGCGATTTAATTGTTGCAACAGGTCAAAAGTGATATAACTGACAGTTGCaccacattatatatatatatatatatatatatatatatatatatatatattagggttgtcacaatactagaattttcaactcgataccattttcgataccaccaggataaaaacaaagacccgtaaatttaacagaaatatttttattaacaagaaaaatgcaacatgtaaaaatgaacagaaccacaggttaaatatttataataaaaaaactgttgtacaaaaagaaactgcaactatgataattcagcttcagatactcgatacttttgaaaatgagtattgtatccggatacaatgttttGGTATCGATATTtctttgagtatcgatacttttggcaaccctaataaatatatatatatatattagggttgcctttctgtgtgtgtctattaGGGCTGTGCATCTTCAATGGTCTCACGATTCGATTCAATTTGATTATCTAGTCCACGATTCAATGCGGTTCCATTCCCTGATGTATCACGATGcgctacattaaaaaaaaaaattatattacagCACATGTTACTTTTTCATAGTtaataaatattgctttccttttgTGTTTTGACCTGTGAAGGTGGGACCCGCAGCAGAGCTAGAAGAAGCCATGGAGAAGTTCTCCTCCCATCCAGACCCCACAGTAAGGCAAGTGTTTCTGGCCGACAGAGTGATGAACCCATCACTAGGAACGCACAAAGGAATAAAATACGCCAGCTGGTCTCCGTTAGGTTGTGAGTCTAGCGGGCGCTGTCTGCTCGCTTGCCTAACACTCGACCACAGACTCACCATTCACAACAGCCACAAGCGTCTCGAGTGGAACATGCTCGTGGATCTCACCAAAAAGTACAGCGAGAGGCTAAAGGAGCGAGGCTactccaaaaaagacaacaagcCCCCGCAGGCTAACCTGCTGGACTTCGACGAGCTGCAGCGGCGCTTCCGCATGCAGACTCCTCTGAGGATGGAGTGGTCGAGTGTTTACACGACCAAACAGGCTCAGCCGGACAACACGTGCAAAGACATGGAGATGGTCCTCCTCGCCGTCCTGATGGAAAACGGGGACCTCGTTTTGTGGAAGTTTGTGTTGCCGTTTTTGAACGCGGCAGATGTCGTGTTCTATGACATCATCGAGTCGGGTGTGACGAGACCCAGCGACTTGGCCTGGTGGGAGTATGAAAGCGCGGATCGGCGGATGAGCGGCCTGATCATCGGCAGCGAGGTGGGACCCGTCAAGATCATGCCGGTCAGCCTGTCGGGGGTGAAGGGCTACTTCACCCTCCGTCACCCCGTCATCCTGTGGAAGGAGTGCGACGAGATCGCGGTGGAAAACCTCAAATGTGTCCCGATGATCCACCCGATCCAGAAGTCCAGCTGCAGCCTCATCGTGGCGTCGCGCGGCTGCTACGTCTTCTGGTGTCTGCTCATGATTTCACCGGCCGGACTAAACGTGCACAACTCTCACGTGGCCGGGCTGCACTCGCTTCCCGTGGTCTCGCTGGCGATCAGCCATCAAGGCGTTGCAGTATACACATGTTCTGTAGACGGGTGGATAAAAAAGCTGACGCCGACATTTACAGAGAACACTTTGATTTTCAAACAGGAGGACATGCTGCGGCCTGAGAACCTAACAGGAAGGAGGATTCATGGGATCGCAGTGAGCAGGAATGGAGCGTATATCGCACTTGCAAGCACACAAGGTATGGTTGCTGGCTATCATCCGACTAACAGGACCTACCAGGTTCACTTTGTGACCCTGAAAACgccagaaacagcagcagcacttcTGCTCAAGTCCCCCACGCAGAGCTTGTACAAAATGACCGATCTGCTCGATCTTGTGAGGTGGCAAATTCTGAAAAACAAGTGCATCCCCGCGTCGCTGCTGGAAGACCTGGATCAGAAGATCCAGGAGGTAGACTCGCCCTACTTGTGGCGTTTCAAGCTCTTTTTGGTGCGCATGCTTTACCAGTCGCTACAGCTGCCTCCCACAGATCACCGCTGGAAACCGACACACGAGGAGAACAAGGTGTTCGTGAGGGACGTGGAAGACGAGGACGGGGAGGACGGAAAGGACGAAGGAGACGCGGCGCGAGAGGAAGCCGAGCCCGGTGATGTGaaaaaggagaaggaggagaatcGGGTGGAGCAGATGGCGGAGGTCCAGGCCTGGATCAACGCTGTAGAGACCCACATGATGAGAGAAAACATGAAGAAGGTGCTGGGGGTGGTGTACCTCAACACCTGGATTGCTCAGAACACCAGCATCCCCACCTGCGGCCTGGTGGAGTACCTCTCCAAAGACTCTAACGACAGAGCGTCAGAGGTAAAACTCAGCGACTCGGCTTCTTCCTACTAATGTTGTgatctttattttattctgttcagGGTGACTTGGTGTAGGGGTGttatgggttagggttagggttatatatatatatatatatatatatatatatatacagtacaggccaaaagtttggacacaccttctcattcaatgcgtttcctttattttcatgactatttacattgtagattcatcaaaactattaatgaacacatgtggaattatgtacttaacaaaaaagtgtgaaat from Centropristis striata isolate RG_2023a ecotype Rhode Island chromosome 19, C.striata_1.0, whole genome shotgun sequence includes the following:
- the gtf3c4 gene encoding general transcription factor 3C polypeptide 4, producing the protein MAAASPSASAPSLPRNVVIKTEPESEDDLLISPEDVPVKRDPVVALMAPVSGLQPLSWSQDHRLAVCTTSSMSVMELVCDVHSNKQELTLHRTSIPVPTEALTMRVGPAAELEEAMEKFSSHPDPTVRQVFLADRVMNPSLGTHKGIKYASWSPLGCESSGRCLLACLTLDHRLTIHNSHKRLEWNMLVDLTKKYSERLKERGYSKKDNKPPQANLLDFDELQRRFRMQTPLRMEWSSVYTTKQAQPDNTCKDMEMVLLAVLMENGDLVLWKFVLPFLNAADVVFYDIIESGVTRPSDLAWWEYESADRRMSGLIIGSEVGPVKIMPVSLSGVKGYFTLRHPVILWKECDEIAVENLKCVPMIHPIQKSSCSLIVASRGCYVFWCLLMISPAGLNVHNSHVAGLHSLPVVSLAISHQGVAVYTCSVDGWIKKLTPTFTENTLIFKQEDMLRPENLTGRRIHGIAVSRNGAYIALASTQGMVAGYHPTNRTYQVHFVTLKTPETAAALLLKSPTQSLYKMTDLLDLVRWQILKNKCIPASLLEDLDQKIQEVDSPYLWRFKLFLVRMLYQSLQLPPTDHRWKPTHEENKVFVRDVEDEDGEDGKDEGDAAREEAEPGDVKKEKEENRVEQMAEVQAWINAVETHMMRENMKKVLGVVYLNTWIAQNTSIPTCGLVEYLSKDSNDRASEVLIGHIKKKMNKQTFLERCSLCQAVLPFSDHRQAVCENGHMWLRCVLSYQACQTLTFRRCLLLDTVARLPEPEDPEWIRKILQAPCTLCDSPMI